A DNA window from Chlamydia felis Fe/C-56 contains the following coding sequences:
- the aspS gene encoding aspartate--tRNA ligase — MKYRTHRCNELSLSNVGERVRLSGWVHRYRNHGGVVFIDLRDRFGITQIVCCEDEKPELHQLVDSVRSEWVLSVEGTVCRRLEGMENSNLATGDIEVDLEQVDILSKARNLPFSISEDHINVNEELRLEYRYLDMRRGQILDRLIYRHKVMMACRQYMDTQGFTEVVTPVLGKSTPEGARDYLVPSRIYPGSFYALPQSPQLFKQILMVGGLDRYFQIATCFRDEDLRADRQPEFSQIDIEMSFATPENLFPIIEQLVVEIFSVRGINIDLPLPRMTYQEAKDLYGTDKPDLRFGLQLRDCREHAKEFSFSIFLDQLAQGGTIKGFCVPGGADMSRKQLDIYTEFVKRYGAMGLVWIKKQENSVASNVAKFASEEVFKAMFADFDAKDNDILLLIAAPESVANQSLDHLRRLIAKERNLYDESQYNFVWITDFPLFAKEDGKICSEHHPFTAPLEEDIPLLDTDPLSVRSSSYDLVLNGYEIASGSQRIHNADLQNKIFSILELSPESIKEKFGFFIDALSFGTPPHLGIALGLDRIMMVLTRAESIREVIAFPKTQKAADLMMSAPAEIMTSQLKELNIKVTS, encoded by the coding sequence ATGAAATACAGAACACATCGTTGTAACGAATTATCCCTAAGCAATGTTGGAGAACGTGTGCGCCTGTCTGGATGGGTACATCGTTATCGCAATCATGGAGGCGTTGTTTTTATAGACTTACGAGATCGTTTTGGAATCACACAAATAGTTTGTTGTGAAGATGAAAAGCCTGAATTACATCAATTAGTGGATTCTGTACGTTCGGAATGGGTTTTATCTGTAGAGGGAACGGTATGCCGACGTTTGGAGGGCATGGAAAATTCAAACTTAGCTACAGGAGATATTGAAGTTGATTTGGAACAAGTTGACATCTTGTCAAAAGCAAGAAATCTTCCTTTTTCCATATCTGAAGATCATATCAATGTGAATGAAGAATTGCGATTAGAGTATCGTTACCTAGATATGCGTAGAGGTCAAATCTTGGACCGCTTGATCTATCGTCATAAAGTTATGATGGCTTGCCGTCAATACATGGATACACAAGGTTTCACAGAGGTTGTTACTCCAGTTTTGGGGAAATCTACTCCTGAAGGAGCTAGGGATTACCTTGTGCCCTCTAGGATATATCCTGGCAGTTTTTATGCTTTGCCCCAGTCTCCACAATTGTTTAAGCAAATTCTCATGGTGGGGGGGCTAGATCGTTACTTCCAAATAGCTACTTGTTTTAGAGATGAAGATTTGCGAGCCGACCGTCAGCCCGAATTTTCTCAGATTGATATTGAGATGAGTTTTGCTACTCCTGAGAATCTCTTCCCAATTATTGAGCAATTAGTCGTGGAGATCTTTTCTGTTCGAGGAATTAACATAGATCTTCCTTTGCCAAGAATGACATATCAGGAAGCCAAAGATTTATACGGAACAGATAAACCGGATCTTCGGTTTGGTTTACAATTACGTGATTGTCGAGAACATGCAAAAGAATTTTCTTTCTCCATATTTTTGGATCAACTTGCTCAAGGAGGCACAATAAAAGGTTTTTGTGTTCCTGGTGGCGCTGATATGTCTCGTAAACAACTAGATATTTATACAGAGTTTGTAAAGCGTTACGGGGCTATGGGACTTGTTTGGATTAAAAAACAAGAAAATAGTGTAGCCTCTAACGTAGCTAAATTCGCTTCAGAAGAAGTATTTAAAGCAATGTTTGCTGATTTCGACGCCAAAGATAACGATATTTTACTTTTGATAGCAGCTCCAGAATCTGTGGCTAATCAGTCTTTGGATCATCTACGTAGATTGATTGCTAAGGAGCGCAACCTATACGACGAATCGCAATACAATTTTGTTTGGATTACGGATTTCCCTCTATTTGCTAAAGAAGATGGGAAAATATGTTCGGAGCACCATCCATTTACCGCGCCTTTAGAGGAAGACATTCCTTTATTAGATACAGATCCCTTGTCAGTACGTTCCTCTAGTTACGATCTGGTTCTTAATGGATATGAAATCGCTTCAGGATCGCAACGTATCCATAACGCAGATTTGCAGAATAAAATATTTTCTATTTTAGAGTTATCTCCAGAGAGTATAAAAGAAAAATTCGGCTTCTTTATAGACGCCTTGAGTTTTGGCACACCACCACACTTAGGAATTGCTTTAGGTTTAGACCGTATTATGATGGTGTTAACAAGAGCAGAGAGTATTCGAGAAGTGATAGCTTTTCCGAAAACTCAAAAGGCTGCGGATTTAATGATGAGCGCCCCTGCAGAAATTATGACTTCCCAATTAAAAGAACTAAATATTAAGGTAACTTCTTAA
- the hisS gene encoding histidine--tRNA ligase, with the protein MKVALPKGVFDIFPYITDAKHMWRHTSLWHRVEDVIHEVCDLYGFSEVRTPVFEKSEVFLHAGEQSDIVKKEMYTFLDKKGRSLTLRPEGTAPIVRSFIDNSMNQRDDNKFYYILPMFRYERQQSGRYRQHHQFGLEAIGVRHPLRDAEVLSLLWNFYSAVGLQGMQIQLNFLGGGTTRQRYDKVLREYFLEHFESLSSLSKERFNTNLLRILDSKETEDQEIIKSAPSILEYISDEDQKYFDEILTALNSLDIPHSINPKLVRGLDYYTDVVFEAITTFGGHSYALGGGGRYDGLVAASGGPSTPACGFGVGLERVMQTLLAQGNITLPSSHKLRLIPVESQADSFCFIWAQHLRGLGIPTEIDWTHKKLKNALKTADAEKATFVCLVGERELLSEQLTIKDMSSRQEFSGSKQEVEQRLLYEIQNTSL; encoded by the coding sequence GTGAAAGTAGCTTTGCCCAAAGGGGTTTTCGACATATTCCCTTACATTACTGATGCAAAACATATGTGGAGACATACTTCTCTATGGCATCGGGTAGAAGATGTAATTCATGAAGTATGCGATTTATATGGATTTTCGGAAGTTCGCACACCTGTTTTTGAAAAGTCTGAAGTTTTTTTGCATGCCGGAGAACAAAGTGACATTGTAAAAAAAGAAATGTATACCTTTCTAGATAAAAAGGGACGGTCACTAACACTACGGCCGGAGGGAACAGCTCCGATTGTACGTTCATTTATAGATAATTCTATGAATCAACGTGATGATAATAAATTTTATTACATTCTTCCTATGTTTCGTTATGAGCGACAGCAATCGGGAAGATACCGCCAGCATCATCAGTTTGGTTTAGAAGCTATAGGCGTTCGTCATCCCTTGCGTGATGCAGAGGTTCTCAGTTTACTCTGGAATTTTTATTCTGCCGTAGGTCTGCAAGGCATGCAAATTCAGTTGAATTTCTTGGGGGGAGGGACTACACGCCAACGCTATGACAAAGTTTTGCGAGAATATTTCCTCGAACATTTTGAGTCCCTATCTTCTTTAAGTAAGGAAAGGTTTAATACAAACCTATTGAGAATACTGGATTCTAAAGAGACAGAAGATCAAGAGATTATTAAATCAGCACCATCGATTCTTGAGTATATTTCTGACGAAGATCAAAAATATTTCGATGAGATTCTTACAGCTTTAAACTCTTTAGATATTCCGCATTCCATTAATCCGAAGCTTGTGCGCGGTTTAGACTATTATACTGACGTAGTTTTTGAAGCAATTACGACATTTGGAGGGCATTCTTATGCTCTTGGCGGGGGAGGGCGTTATGATGGTCTTGTTGCTGCATCCGGAGGACCATCAACTCCTGCCTGCGGTTTCGGAGTTGGATTGGAGAGGGTAATGCAGACTTTATTAGCTCAAGGGAATATAACACTTCCGTCGTCTCATAAATTACGTTTGATCCCAGTTGAATCACAAGCAGACTCATTTTGTTTTATTTGGGCTCAGCATTTGCGTGGATTGGGGATCCCCACAGAAATTGATTGGACGCATAAGAAATTAAAAAACGCTTTAAAAACAGCAGACGCAGAGAAAGCAACTTTTGTTTGTCTCGTAGGAGAAAGAGAGTTACTTTCAGAGCAGTTGACTATAAAAGATATGTCTTCACGTCAAGAGTTCTCTGGTTCAAAGCAAGAAGTAGAGCAAAGGTTGCTATATGAAATACAGAACACATCGTTGTAA
- the pgtP gene encoding MFS transporter encodes MNIWTKFFQPPKPIKELDDPELVKKQYKYWRIRIFYSMFIGYVFYYFTRKSFTFAMPTLMTDLGFDKAQLGIIGSTLYISYGISKFVSGVMSDQSNPRYFMAVGLIITGFTNIFFGMSSSILLFALWWGLNGWFQGWGWPPCARLLTHWYSKSERGTWWSVWSTSHNIGGALIPILTGFAIDCCGWRGAMFIPGILCIIIGFVLINRLRDTPQSLGLPAIEKYRKKQESRKHEETTADILEEEAEKELSTREILLTYVLKNKWIWLLSFASFFIYVVRMAVNDWSALFLIETKRYAAVKANFCVSLFEIGGLFGMLIAGWLSDKITKGKRGPMNVVFSLGLLFSILGMWLSRSQGMWWLDGTLLFVIGFFLFGPQMMIGLAAAELSHKKAAGTASGFAGWFAYFGAAFAGYPLGKIAQDWGWKGFFVALLGCALIALVLFLPTWNASERSLQTKK; translated from the coding sequence ATGAATATTTGGACCAAATTCTTTCAGCCTCCCAAGCCCATTAAAGAACTTGATGATCCAGAGTTAGTCAAAAAACAATACAAGTATTGGAGAATTCGAATCTTCTACAGCATGTTTATAGGGTATGTCTTCTACTATTTCACAAGGAAGAGCTTTACCTTTGCCATGCCTACATTGATGACAGACCTAGGTTTTGATAAAGCACAACTAGGAATCATCGGAAGTACGTTATACATCAGTTATGGCATCAGTAAATTCGTTAGTGGTGTTATGTCTGATCAGTCAAATCCTCGCTATTTCATGGCTGTGGGTTTAATTATCACAGGATTCACTAATATCTTCTTCGGAATGTCCTCCTCTATTCTCTTATTTGCTTTATGGTGGGGGCTTAATGGTTGGTTCCAAGGATGGGGCTGGCCACCATGCGCACGTTTATTAACCCACTGGTATTCAAAATCTGAAAGAGGAACCTGGTGGAGCGTCTGGAGTACATCGCATAATATTGGCGGCGCCTTGATTCCTATTCTTACAGGATTTGCTATTGATTGCTGTGGTTGGCGTGGAGCAATGTTCATCCCCGGCATTCTATGCATTATCATAGGATTTGTTTTAATTAACCGCCTTCGTGACACACCCCAGTCACTAGGTCTTCCAGCCATTGAAAAATACAGAAAAAAACAAGAATCTAGAAAACACGAAGAAACAACAGCAGATATTCTAGAAGAAGAAGCTGAGAAGGAACTATCGACTAGAGAGATTCTTCTTACTTATGTTTTGAAGAACAAGTGGATCTGGTTATTATCTTTCGCCTCATTCTTCATTTATGTTGTCCGTATGGCTGTAAATGACTGGAGCGCTCTATTTCTTATTGAAACCAAACGTTATGCTGCTGTTAAGGCAAATTTCTGTGTTTCTTTATTTGAGATCGGAGGTCTTTTCGGCATGCTAATCGCTGGATGGTTATCTGATAAGATCACCAAAGGGAAACGCGGCCCGATGAATGTTGTCTTTTCTTTAGGGTTGTTATTTTCAATTTTGGGCATGTGGTTAAGTCGCTCTCAAGGTATGTGGTGGTTAGACGGCACCCTGCTCTTTGTTATCGGTTTTTTCTTATTCGGCCCACAAATGATGATTGGTTTAGCTGCTGCTGAATTATCTCATAAAAAGGCTGCGGGTACCGCTAGCGGTTTCGCTGGCTGGTTTGCTTATTTTGGAGCAGCGTTTGCTGGTTATCCACTAGGAAAAATAGCTCAAGATTGGGGCTGGAAAGGTTTCTTTGTTGCTCTACTAGGCTGCGCTTTAATCGCTCTGGTCTTATTCCTACCCACATGGAATGCCTCCGAGAGAAGTTTACAAACTAAAAAGTAA
- the dnaE gene encoding DNA polymerase III subunit alpha: MTWIPLHCHSQYSILDATSSIKSFVAKAKEYQIPSLALTDHGNLYGAIEFYKECYQQDIKPIIGCEVYVAPSSRFDKKKEKKSRVANHLILLCKNEQGYRNLCLLSSLAFTEGFYYFPRIDRELLSQYSEGLVCLSACLSGSVAQAALESEEALEKDLRWYQSLFGEDFYSEVQLHKMSEEKIASLGEEWLKHEYHQFIETQTKVNQAVLETSKRLGIRSVATNDIHYIHPEDWLAHEILLNVQLGETIRIAKQNTYIPNPKRKAFRSREYYFKSPKEMANLFADHPETISNTLEVADKCNLKLDFSVKHYPIYVPEFLKEKQTYTEEERYTASSAFLRELCEKGLLKYTPDKLAHISKKFPNRDPLELVKERMEMEMSIIIPKGMCDYLLIVWDIIHWAKAHGIPVGPGRGSGAGSVMLFLLGITEIEPIRFDLFFERFINPERLSYPDIDIDICMAGRERVINYAIERHGKNNVAQIITFGTMKAKMAVKDVGRTLDVSLSKVNLIAKHIPELNATLSKALETDPHLNQLYADDAEAAQVIDMAMQLEGSIRNTGVHAAGVIICGDHLTNHIPICISKDSTMITTQFSMKPVESVGMLKVDFLGLKTLTSIHIAIQAIQKKTGKLLEMATLPLDDKTTFSLLHQGKTMGIFQMESKGMQELAKNLRPDSFEEIIAIGALYRPGPMDMIPSFINRKHGKEVITYDHPLIESILKETYGIMVYQEQVMQIAGSLASYSLGEGDVLRRAMGKKDINQMLQERTKFCERACKNGIDADLATTIFDKMEKFASYGFNKSHAAAYGLITYTTAYLKANYPKEWLAALLTCDSDDIEKVGKLIHEAHSMNICVLPPDINESGTNFVATDKGIRFAMGAIKGIGKGLVESIIEEREKHGPYQNIQDFLKRSDLKKVTKKHTENLIDAGCFDVFEPDRDVAQAVLESIYESISKEKKEAATGVMTFFSLNTMLKEQPIVLTPTTHIVRRQKKEILKKEKELLGIYLTEHPMDAVKDILPRLSVVSPGEFESLPHGAVIRTIFIIDKVTTRISSKGQRKFALLRVNDGVDSYELPIWPEIYAEQQELLEEDRLIYAILSIDKRSESLRLSCRWMKDLSLVNEDLLKECDDMFDKIKSQMQKMSYLNSETLKDSNQRKTPTMSKTTDNGSPVSTVKLSLDLGQLRHSHLCMLKQIIRKYPGSRTLSLVFTQNNERVATISPDADYFVSDDISGLQKELESSQLPVRLVAV; encoded by the coding sequence GTGACTTGGATACCTCTTCATTGTCATTCTCAATATTCTATTTTAGATGCTACAAGCTCTATTAAGAGCTTTGTAGCAAAGGCAAAGGAATATCAAATCCCGTCTCTCGCATTAACAGATCATGGCAATCTATATGGAGCGATTGAATTTTACAAAGAATGCTATCAGCAAGACATTAAGCCTATTATCGGCTGTGAAGTCTATGTCGCTCCCTCCTCTCGCTTTGATAAAAAGAAAGAGAAGAAAAGTCGCGTAGCGAATCACCTCATTCTTTTATGTAAAAATGAGCAAGGCTATCGTAATCTTTGTTTACTGTCTTCCTTAGCTTTTACTGAAGGATTCTATTATTTCCCAAGAATAGATAGAGAACTTCTTAGCCAATATTCTGAAGGACTAGTTTGTTTATCCGCATGTCTTTCCGGTTCTGTAGCTCAAGCTGCTTTAGAGTCTGAAGAAGCTCTTGAAAAGGACCTCCGCTGGTATCAGAGCCTATTCGGCGAGGATTTTTACAGTGAAGTTCAGCTTCACAAAATGTCCGAGGAAAAAATAGCCTCTCTAGGTGAAGAATGGCTAAAGCATGAGTATCACCAATTTATTGAAACCCAGACCAAAGTTAATCAAGCCGTATTAGAGACAAGTAAACGCTTAGGGATACGTTCAGTAGCGACTAATGATATTCACTATATTCATCCTGAGGATTGGTTAGCTCATGAGATCCTTCTTAACGTGCAGCTCGGGGAAACGATAAGAATTGCTAAGCAAAATACGTATATTCCTAATCCCAAGAGAAAAGCTTTCCGAAGTAGGGAATATTATTTTAAATCCCCAAAGGAAATGGCAAATTTATTTGCCGATCACCCGGAAACGATTTCTAATACTTTGGAAGTCGCAGACAAATGTAACCTTAAATTAGATTTTTCTGTTAAGCACTACCCTATCTATGTCCCTGAGTTTTTAAAAGAAAAGCAAACCTATACTGAAGAAGAGCGTTACACAGCTTCTTCAGCTTTTCTTCGAGAGCTTTGTGAAAAGGGTTTATTAAAATATACTCCAGACAAACTCGCTCACATATCTAAAAAATTCCCCAATCGCGATCCTTTGGAATTAGTTAAAGAGCGCATGGAAATGGAAATGTCTATTATCATCCCCAAAGGGATGTGCGACTACCTCCTTATTGTCTGGGATATTATTCATTGGGCTAAAGCACACGGGATTCCTGTAGGCCCGGGGCGAGGCTCCGGAGCAGGTTCTGTGATGCTATTCCTTTTAGGAATTACAGAAATTGAGCCTATTCGTTTCGATTTGTTCTTTGAGAGATTTATCAATCCCGAGAGATTATCCTATCCCGATATCGATATCGATATTTGTATGGCAGGACGAGAACGCGTTATCAACTATGCAATAGAACGCCATGGGAAAAACAATGTTGCTCAGATTATTACTTTCGGAACGATGAAAGCCAAAATGGCTGTAAAAGACGTGGGAAGGACTTTAGATGTTTCTCTTTCTAAAGTTAACCTCATTGCTAAGCATATCCCAGAGCTAAACGCCACGCTATCAAAAGCTTTAGAAACAGATCCCCATCTAAATCAGTTGTATGCGGATGACGCTGAGGCGGCTCAGGTTATTGATATGGCAATGCAACTAGAAGGATCCATTCGCAATACAGGAGTTCACGCCGCTGGAGTTATCATCTGCGGAGATCATTTAACGAACCATATTCCTATTTGTATTTCTAAAGACTCTACCATGATCACTACACAATTTTCCATGAAGCCTGTGGAAAGTGTTGGGATGCTTAAGGTGGACTTCTTAGGGTTAAAAACTTTAACAAGTATCCATATCGCTATTCAAGCCATCCAAAAGAAAACGGGAAAGCTATTAGAAATGGCGACTTTGCCTCTGGATGACAAAACGACATTTTCTCTTTTGCACCAAGGGAAAACCATGGGGATATTCCAGATGGAATCTAAAGGGATGCAAGAATTAGCCAAAAATCTTCGTCCCGATTCCTTTGAAGAAATCATAGCTATAGGTGCTTTATATCGTCCCGGTCCTATGGACATGATTCCCTCCTTTATCAACCGAAAGCATGGTAAAGAAGTCATAACCTATGACCACCCGCTTATAGAATCTATTCTCAAAGAAACCTATGGCATTATGGTGTATCAAGAGCAGGTCATGCAAATCGCGGGATCTCTAGCCAGCTATTCCTTAGGGGAAGGTGATGTCTTACGTCGTGCCATGGGGAAAAAAGACATTAACCAGATGCTTCAGGAACGAACAAAGTTTTGTGAACGAGCGTGTAAAAATGGTATTGATGCCGATTTAGCAACGACCATTTTTGATAAAATGGAGAAGTTTGCTTCCTATGGATTTAACAAATCCCATGCCGCTGCTTATGGATTGATTACCTATACAACAGCTTATCTTAAAGCCAACTACCCTAAAGAATGGCTAGCAGCCCTTCTTACCTGTGACTCTGATGATATTGAGAAGGTTGGAAAACTGATTCATGAAGCTCATAGCATGAATATCTGTGTCCTCCCTCCTGATATCAATGAATCGGGGACAAACTTTGTTGCTACAGATAAAGGCATTCGATTTGCAATGGGAGCCATTAAAGGCATCGGTAAGGGGCTTGTAGAGAGTATTATTGAGGAAAGAGAAAAACACGGACCTTATCAAAACATTCAGGATTTTCTTAAGCGTTCTGATTTAAAAAAGGTGACTAAAAAGCATACAGAAAACCTTATTGATGCAGGATGTTTTGATGTTTTTGAACCCGATAGGGATGTGGCTCAAGCAGTTTTAGAATCTATCTATGAGAGTATATCTAAAGAAAAGAAAGAAGCTGCTACTGGTGTCATGACTTTCTTTTCCTTAAACACTATGCTCAAAGAACAGCCTATAGTACTTACTCCAACTACACATATTGTTCGTAGACAGAAAAAAGAAATACTTAAGAAAGAGAAAGAACTTTTGGGTATATATCTAACGGAGCATCCTATGGATGCTGTTAAAGATATTTTACCCCGGCTCTCTGTTGTAAGCCCTGGAGAATTTGAAAGTCTTCCCCATGGGGCCGTAATTCGGACCATATTTATTATTGATAAAGTAACAACGCGCATCTCTTCAAAAGGCCAAAGAAAATTTGCTTTATTACGTGTTAATGATGGTGTTGATTCTTACGAGTTACCGATTTGGCCGGAAATATACGCTGAACAACAAGAACTTTTAGAAGAAGATCGTTTGATTTATGCTATTTTATCTATAGATAAACGCAGCGAGTCTTTACGCTTATCATGCCGATGGATGAAGGATCTTTCTCTTGTTAATGAAGATCTCCTTAAAGAATGCGACGATATGTTTGACAAAATTAAAAGTCAGATGCAGAAAATGTCGTATTTAAACTCAGAAACTCTTAAAGATTCGAATCAGAGGAAAACACCTACTATGTCAAAGACTACTGATAACGGGTCTCCGGTTTCTACAGTCAAGCTCTCTTTGGATCTTGGGCAACTACGCCATAGCCATTTATGTATGCTAAAACAAATAATACGCAAATATCCGGGTTCTCGTACGCTTTCTCTAGTTTTCACCCAAAATAATGAACGTGTGGCCACGATTTCTCCTGATGCGGATTATTTCGTCTCCGACGATATTAGCGGTCTTCAAAAAGAACTGGAAAGTTCCCAACTTCCCGTTCGGCTTGTGGCAGTTTAA
- a CDS encoding tetratricopeptide repeat protein, translated as MKSVLQFVVLSLLLCSGCYARPVSFEPFSGKLSPQKFVPKYSPEEYLSEGKYYLEQQRYRQALLCFGMITHHFPKDPLCTEALYLTGVCYFKNDQPDLAEKAFASYMQRPDSDYSEELFLMKYSIAQSFAQGKRKRIFLLEGFPKLANADADALRIYDEILTAFPNKDLGAQALYLKGDLLIIKKDLPEAIKTFKKLTLQFPSHALSPKSFVRLSEIYLMQAKKEPHNVQYLNLAKINEEAIKKQHPNHPLNSVVSENVRSMCERYALGLYSTGRFYEKKKKLHAASIYYTTALNNYPESSLVAKCHKRLNRIAKHSS; from the coding sequence ATGAAATCTGTTTTACAGTTTGTTGTTTTATCACTACTTTTATGTTCTGGATGCTATGCCAGACCGGTTTCTTTTGAGCCTTTTTCTGGAAAATTATCTCCTCAAAAGTTTGTGCCTAAATACTCTCCGGAAGAATATCTTTCCGAAGGAAAGTACTATTTAGAACAACAGCGTTATCGCCAAGCGTTACTTTGTTTTGGCATGATCACTCACCATTTTCCAAAAGATCCTTTATGTACTGAAGCTTTGTACTTAACAGGAGTATGTTATTTTAAAAATGATCAGCCAGATTTAGCTGAAAAAGCTTTTGCTTCCTATATGCAACGTCCTGATTCTGACTATTCTGAAGAATTATTTCTGATGAAATATTCCATAGCACAGAGCTTTGCCCAAGGGAAACGCAAGCGCATATTCCTTTTAGAAGGATTTCCTAAATTAGCGAATGCGGATGCAGACGCCTTGCGTATTTATGATGAAATTCTTACAGCTTTTCCTAATAAAGATTTAGGGGCTCAAGCTTTGTATCTAAAGGGAGACTTGCTGATTATCAAAAAGGATCTTCCTGAAGCCATTAAAACATTTAAGAAGTTAACACTACAATTTCCTTCGCATGCATTATCGCCTAAGTCTTTTGTACGTCTTTCAGAGATTTATCTTATGCAGGCGAAAAAAGAACCTCACAATGTGCAGTATCTAAACCTCGCGAAAATCAATGAAGAGGCTATTAAAAAGCAGCATCCTAACCACCCCTTAAATAGCGTAGTTTCTGAAAATGTACGTTCTATGTGTGAACGTTATGCTTTGGGTTTGTATTCTACGGGTCGCTTTTATGAGAAAAAGAAGAAGCTTCATGCCGCAAGTATTTATTACACTACGGCACTAAATAACTATCCTGAGTCATCTTTAGTGGCAAAGTGTCACAAACGACTAAATAGAATAGCCAAACATTCTTCTTAG
- the lptE gene encoding LPS assembly lipoprotein LptE, translating to MRILSFALFFCLSGLGLSSCSGYSILNFPGSLSEVGNSVRSEGVYLSPIDKDSLGQLTSALIYELEKRSLTVRNSESATRYHLKVQLLNEVDENTGFTYAPKKVDDKTPRHFIVSSEGRLSVSAKVQLIDRHSGQVLVDDCISRKSVSFDFEPDLGVVNAHQFALGQFEMHNEAIKSAWRLLYAHLAETIVQQVYYDLF from the coding sequence ATGCGCATATTAAGCTTCGCCCTGTTTTTCTGTTTATCCGGTTTAGGACTGTCTTCTTGTTCTGGATATTCTATTTTAAACTTTCCGGGATCTTTATCAGAAGTAGGGAACTCTGTTCGTTCTGAAGGAGTTTATCTTTCTCCTATTGATAAAGACTCTCTTGGGCAATTGACATCAGCTCTCATCTATGAATTAGAGAAACGCTCTCTTACTGTACGCAATAGCGAAAGCGCTACTCGCTACCATCTCAAGGTACAACTCCTGAATGAAGTTGACGAGAATACGGGTTTTACGTATGCCCCGAAGAAAGTTGATGATAAGACCCCGAGACATTTTATTGTTTCTAGTGAAGGGCGTTTATCTGTGTCTGCGAAAGTACAACTTATTGACAGACATTCGGGCCAGGTCTTAGTCGACGACTGTATATCAAGAAAATCGGTCTCATTTGATTTTGAACCTGATTTAGGCGTGGTGAACGCTCATCAATTTGCCTTAGGTCAATTTGAAATGCACAATGAGGCTATTAAGAGCGCCTGGCGCTTATTATACGCTCATTTAGCTGAGACTATTGTTCAACAGGTGTATTATGACCTCTTCTGA
- a CDS encoding ATP-binding protein codes for MTSSDGEAVFPALLSELHNMLNFVKGTGQLQTFPREKLLKLELACEELLVNIISYAYQETKSPGTIVICCNGNKEALQVTIKDNGPSFNPLTAPIDLQDQLPLDERKLGGLGIFLAKNSVDEFLYERHGDSNIVHLKIHNN; via the coding sequence ATGACCTCTTCTGATGGAGAAGCAGTCTTCCCAGCACTCCTTAGTGAGCTTCACAATATGCTAAACTTCGTTAAAGGGACAGGGCAGCTCCAAACCTTTCCGAGAGAGAAACTTTTAAAACTCGAACTTGCTTGCGAAGAGTTACTTGTTAATATTATTTCTTATGCTTATCAAGAAACGAAATCTCCAGGAACTATAGTCATCTGTTGTAATGGGAATAAAGAAGCTTTGCAGGTAACTATTAAAGACAACGGGCCTTCTTTTAATCCCCTAACTGCTCCTATTGATCTTCAAGATCAACTTCCTTTAGATGAAAGAAAACTTGGGGGTTTAGGGATCTTTTTAGCTAAAAACTCTGTGGATGAATTTCTATACGAACGACATGGAGATTCGAATATTGTACATTTAAAAATCCACAATAACTGA